The genomic window CGCCGAAGATCTCGACGAGCTGGAAGAACTTCTCGCTCACGAGCGCCTTGATCGGCGCCGTGTAGAACGTGCGCCCGCCGCGCGCGACGGCGACGGCGTGGGCGGCGACCGCGACCAGCGACTTGCCGGTGCCCGTCGGCGTCGAGAGGATCACGTGATTGCCGGTGACGAGTTCGATGACCGCCTCGTCCTGCGCCGGGTACAGGTTCAACCCGCGCCCCTCCGCCCAGGTCACGAACCCCTCGTAGAGCGCGTCGGGCTCGGCGTCGGAGCCCTGCGGCAGGAGGGCGAGGAGCGGGTCGGTCACCCGACGAGTCTGCCGCATCCGACCGACCGGCAGGCGATCGACCGGGCGGACGCCGCTGCGCCCGCGGTCGGGCGGGGCGTTCCGATCAGGCGAGTTCGCCGATCAGGCGATGCCGTCAGATCAGGCGAGGCGCTGCCATCAGCGAGGCGCTGCCATCAGCGAGACGCTGCCGATCAGGCGAGGTCGATCGTCGGACCCGCGGGGGCCGACCAGGAGATCCGGCCTCCCGCGAACTCGGCCGCGTGCAGCCCCGACGCCTCGTCGTAGGCCACGTCGGTCGTCGGCAGGCCCAGCCGCCCGCTGCGGCCGCCGAGCAGCACCCAGATGTCGCGGACCATGCCGTGCACGCACGCCGCACCCCGCTCCGAGGTCCAGGCGATCGTGCCGCGCTCGAACTCGCGGACGTACCCCGCGCCATCCGAGAGCTCGGCGACGGGGCCCGCGGGCTCGCCGATCACCGGATGCTCGGCGTGCTTGGCCGTGATCGCCGGCAGCGCGGCCGTGACCGACCCGGCACCGCCGAACCGGATCGCGCGGCGGTAGTCGTCCCAGGTCACGGCGCGGACGGGTGCTGCGGCGACGAACGACCGGTCGCGGAGCGTTGCGGGGGTCATGGGGCCTCCTGGTTCGAGGGTGTCGGCCGACGGTCGGGCCGGGTTCCGACGCTACGGAGCGCGAGCCGTCGTGACATCGGTGGTCCCCCTGAACCCGTCCCGGGCGGACCCGGAGATCGGCGACCGCTCCGCGCTGGGACGGTCGGGCCCTGGAAACGGGGGGAGCCGACCTCCGCCATTCGTTCGGGGTCCTGGCGGGGCCGGCTCTCGGTGATCGCGGTCCCGCAGACAGTTCCCCCTGCAGTGCGGCGACCGGATCGCTCACGACGTTACCGATGCCACCGGATGCCGCGCCTCAGGGACAACCCTGAACCTCTGCGCACGCGCGGAGATCGCGACCGCGCGGAGCTCGCGATCTCGCGGAGCTCGTGCGCGCCGTTGCGATCAGCGCGCGGCCGGACCGTCGTCACCGCGGGCGACCGTCGGCCGTACCACCCCGCCCGGGTCGCCCCCGGCCCCGAGTTCGACGAGCGCCTCGACCGCGCGGAAGAGCAGGAGCGGCACGAGATGCACGACGACGACGGGCGTCAGCAGCGCACCCGAGACGGTGAGCCAGGCCTGCAGGCCTGCGAGCCGGCCCCACGCGAACGCGGCGGCGACCGCGGCGGCCGGCAGCAGCAGCCAGGCCGGATGCCACCACGCGAGCACGACCCCGGCGATCACGGCCAGCACCCCGATCACCGACTGCACGACGAACAGGGCCCCGCGCACTCCGCCGAAGGTGCGCTCCCGGTCGGCCGAGACCCACGCCCACATGAGCCGGGCGCGCAGTCGCGGCACACCCTGCTCGCGCAGCGCCGTGAGGAACACGCGGTCGTCCTCGCGCCGCTGCGCGAGCGCGGCCGCCCGGTCGGTCCGCGCCAGCTCCTCGGCGAGCACCGACCGGTGGTCGTGCAGCACTGCGGGCGCCGACTGCCGGCCGTAGCTGGCGATGAAGCTCCAGAGCGGATGCGGCACCGACGCGAGGTCGGTCGCGCGGGTCCCGGGCGCCCCGGTCACGGGCACCCGGTAGGTCGCCCCGCTCACCGGGTCGACGTACGCGATCGCCTCGAGCAGGTCGAACCGGTCGCCATCGGCCGGGCGTTGCGCCAGCCGCAACGCGTCGAGCGGTCGCCCATCGTCGCCCAGGAACGGCATCGGTCCTCCTCGTCTCCCGTGACCGGGATCGTTCCACGTCGCGACGCGGTCGCGACGCGGTCGTGCCACGGTCGTGCCGCGCCCGTGCCGCGGGCACGGTCGCGGGTACTCAGCCGCCGAGCAGCAGCGCGACGATCACGAGCGCCGGCAGCGACCCAGCGGTGGTGAGGAAGACCGTATCGCGAGCGACCGTCTCCGCGGTCTCGTAGCGCTGCGCGAACACGAACACGTTCTGCGCGGCGGGGAGCGCGGCGAGCACGGTCACCGCGTAGAGGTCGTGTCCGTCGAGCCCGAACGCGAACCGGCCGACCGCCCACGCGACCAGCGGCATCGCGATCAGCTGCAGGCTCGTGGCCAGCAGCACGTCGCGGCGGTCGGTGCCCGCCTCGAGCAGCCGCTTGCCGTGCAGCGACATCCCGAACGCGATCAGCATGAGCGGCACCGCGGCGTGGCCGATCAGGTCGACCGGTTCACGGATCCACGGCGGGAGCTCGAGCCCGGTGAGCGCCACGGCGACGCCGAGCAGCGAGCCCACGATGATCGGGTTCAGCAGCGTGCCCCTGACGATCTGCACGACCGAGGTGCGCCCCTCGACCGCAGCCCCCAGGATCGCGAGGCCGATGGGTGCGAACAGGAGCAGCTGGAGCAGCACGACGGGCGCGGCGTACGCCGCGTCGCCCAGCATGTAGACGGCGATCGGGATGCCGAAGTTGTTGCCGTTGACGTATCCCGACGCGAGCGCCCCGACGGTGGCGTGCGCGACCGACCTTCGCCACACGAGCAGCGCCACGAGCGCGAACACCGCCATCATCGATGCGGCGGCGATGGCCGAGACCGGCAGCAGCGCCGAGAACAGCGACCCGACATCGGCCGTCGACAGCACCGAGAAGAGCAGGAACGGCCCGAGCACGCTGAAGTTCAGCTTCGCGAGGACCTGCCGCGCCTCCGCCGGCAGGACGCCGGTCCGCGCGACGACCCAGCCCACGAGGACGGCCAGACCGATGACCGCGAACCCGGTGAGGATGTCGCCCATCAGCAGGATGTCCCGATGCCGCGTGTCCCGTTCTCGCGCAGCCCACCGGCGGAGCGGGGGCGGCGGGCCGGAGTCATCCCGGCCAGCCTAACCCCCGCCCGCGGCGCGCATCGCGGTGGCCCGCTCGCGAACCCGGCGCTCAGCGGCTCAGGCCCTGCAGCCCCAGCGCCAGGTGCCGTCGTGGAAGACGGGCACCATCTCCCGGCCCAGGCAGGGCCCGCAGTCCTCGTCGCGCGGGCTCGCCGGAAGGCCCGGGTACGCGGATGCATCGAACCCGGCCGCCGCCGGCGCGGGTGCCGCCTCGGCGGATCCTTCCGCAGCGGATGCCTCGGACGACGCTTCGGACGCCGACGCGGCGGTCGTGCTCGCCGCGGCGTCGGCTGCCGCGGCCGCGACGGCTGCCGCCTCTGCCGCCAGTCGTGCGGCTTCGGCCGCAGCGGCTTCGGCGGCTCG from Agromyces sp. LHK192 includes these protein-coding regions:
- a CDS encoding DUF1353 domain-containing protein, which encodes MPFLGDDGRPLDALRLAQRPADGDRFDLLEAIAYVDPVSGATYRVPVTGAPGTRATDLASVPHPLWSFIASYGRQSAPAVLHDHRSVLAEELARTDRAAALAQRREDDRVFLTALREQGVPRLRARLMWAWVSADRERTFGGVRGALFVVQSVIGVLAVIAGVVLAWWHPAWLLLPAAAVAAAFAWGRLAGLQAWLTVSGALLTPVVVVHLVPLLLFRAVEALVELGAGGDPGGVVRPTVARGDDGPAAR
- a CDS encoding AEC family transporter; its protein translation is MGDILTGFAVIGLAVLVGWVVARTGVLPAEARQVLAKLNFSVLGPFLLFSVLSTADVGSLFSALLPVSAIAAASMMAVFALVALLVWRRSVAHATVGALASGYVNGNNFGIPIAVYMLGDAAYAAPVVLLQLLLFAPIGLAILGAAVEGRTSVVQIVRGTLLNPIIVGSLLGVAVALTGLELPPWIREPVDLIGHAAVPLMLIAFGMSLHGKRLLEAGTDRRDVLLATSLQLIAMPLVAWAVGRFAFGLDGHDLYAVTVLAALPAAQNVFVFAQRYETAETVARDTVFLTTAGSLPALVIVALLLGG
- a CDS encoding LGFP repeat-containing protein — encoded protein: MTPATLRDRSFVAAAPVRAVTWDDYRRAIRFGGAGSVTAALPAITAKHAEHPVIGEPAGPVAELSDGAGYVREFERGTIAWTSERGAACVHGMVRDIWVLLGGRSGRLGLPTTDVAYDEASGLHAAEFAGGRISWSAPAGPTIDLA